A single Panthera tigris isolate Pti1 chromosome A3, P.tigris_Pti1_mat1.1, whole genome shotgun sequence DNA region contains:
- the PTPN1 gene encoding tyrosine-protein phosphatase non-receptor type 1 isoform X2 → MDEAQRSYILTQGPLPNTCGHFWEMVWEQKSRGVVMLNRVMEKGSLKCAQYWPQKEEKEMIFEDTNLKLTLISEDIKSYYTVRQLELEDLTSQETREILHFHYTTWPDFGVPESPASFLNFLFKVRESGSLSTEHGPIVVHCSAGIGRSGTFCLADTCLLLMDKRKDPSSVDIKKVLLEMRKFRMGLIQTADQLRFSYLAVIEGAKFIMGDSSVQEQWKELSHEDLEPPPEHVPPPPRPPKRILEPHNGKCKEFFPNHQWVKDETGEDKEDCPVKEETRTPLNVPCSVESTSPDTEVRRRVMGAGPAQGEPSPPKEEQDQALTPWKPFLVNMCMATVLTAGAYLCYRFLFSSST, encoded by the exons GGCCCTTTGCCCAACACGTGTGGTCACTTTTGGGAGATGGTGTGGGAGCAGAAAAGCAGGGGCGTGGTCATGCTCAACAGAGTGATGGAGAAAGGCTCG TTAAAATGTGCACAGTACTGgcctcagaaagaagaaaaagaaatgatctttGAAGACACAAATTTGAAACTAACCTTGATCTCTGAAGATATTAAGTCGTATTACACGGTGCGGCAGCTAGAATTGGAAGACCTTACA tctcAAGAAACTCGAGAGATCCTACATTTCCACTATACCACGTGGCCTGACTTTGGCGTCCCAGAATCGCCAGCTTCGTTCCTGAACTTCCTTTTTAAAGTCCGCGAGTCAGGGTCACTCAGCACGGAGCATGGCCCTATCGTGGTGCACTGTAGTGCGGGCATCGGCAGGTCGGGGACCTTCTGTCTGGCTGACACCTGCCTCCTGCTG ATGGACAAGAGGAAAGATCCTTCTTCTGTTGATATCAAGAAAGTTCtgttagaaatgaggaaatttcGGATGGGACTGATCCAGACAGCAGACCAGCTCCGTTTCTCCTACCTAGCTGTGATCGAAGGTGCCAAATTCATCATGGGAGACTCTTCAGTACAG GAGCAATGGAAGGAGCTCTCCCACGAGGACCTGGAGCCCCCACCCGAACacgtcccccctcctccccggccGCCCAAACGAATCCTGGAGCCACACAATGGGAAGTGCAAGGAATTCTTCCCAAACCACCAGTGGGTAAAGGACGAAACCGGGGAGGATAAAGAAGACTGCCCCGTCAAGGAAGAAACCAGAACCCCCTTAAACGTCCCTTGCAGCGTGGAAAG caCGAGTCCAGACACTGAAGTCAGAAGGCGGGTCATGGGGGCAGGTCCCGCCCAGGGGGAGCCATCACCGCCCAAGGAGGAGCAGGACCAGGCGCTGACTCCCTGGAAGCCCTTCCTGGTCAACATGTGCATGGCCACGGTCCTCACGGCCGGCGCGTACCTCTGCTACAGG TTCCTGTTCAGCAGCAGCACATAA